The following nucleotide sequence is from Microbacterium imperiale.
CGCGCGCCCCGAATGGGCTATACCATTGCCCGCAAGCTCCATCACCGTCCGCGCCCGCTCCGACGTCAGGGGAAGCATGCCCACCTTCGAGGACCTCGTCGAGGTCATCACCAACAACCTCTTCGGCCAGGTCGCCGTCCTCATCGGCATCATCGCGATCGTGGGTCTGGCGCTGCAGCGAAAGCCCGTCGAACAGGTCATCGCCGGCGGCCTGCGGGCGACGATCGGCGTCGTCGTGCTGAACATCGGCGTCGAGATCTTCACGGGCGGCCTCTCGAGCTTCCAGGTCATCGTCGCCAGCGCGCTGGGCCTCGACCCGCCGGCATCCGACGCCTCGCTGACCGATTTCACCGCCGGGCAGGGATCCGTCGTGCCCCTCATCATTGCGGGCGGCTTCGTGGTGCACCTCGTGCTGGTGCGGATCTTCCGCGCGGCGCGGTTCGTCTACCTGACGGGCCACCTCATGTACTGGATGAGCGTCGTGATCGCCGCGAGCCTCGTCGAGGCGTTCGGCGACGTGAACCGCTGGGTGCTCGCCGGTGTCGGCTCGCTGCTCATCGGCTGCTACTGGGTGCTCCAGCCGCTGTGGACCGCGCCGTTGATGCGCCGGGTCATGGGCGACGACGAGGTGGGCCTCGCCCACACCGACTCGACGATCGCGATCGCGGCCGGGTACGGCGCCCGGGCGCTGCGGCTGGGCGACCCGAAGAAGCACGACTCCGAGAACCTCAAGCTGCCCCGCGCCCTGTCGTTCTTCAAAGACATCAACGTCTCGACGGCCTTCGTCATCGGCGTCATCATGCTCATCGCCATCCTCTTCGCCGATCAGGGGATCGTCGCCGAGCAGATGGGCGACGCCACGGTGCTCCCCTGGGTGTGGGCCCTGCTGCAGGCGCTGCGGTTCGCCGCCGGGATCGCGATCCTCCTGTTCGGCGTGCGCATGTTCCTCTCCGAGATCGTCCCCGCCTTCAAGGGCCTCTCCGAGCGGGCGCTGCCGGGCGCGAAGCCCGCCCTCGACCTGCCGGTGACCTTCACGCGCGCACCGACCGCGGTCATGATCGGCTTCCTCGCCTCGACCGTGACGTTCCTCGCGCTCATGGTGCTGTTCGCCGGCGCCGGCTGGTTCGTGCTGGTGCCGCCGATGATCATGCTCTTCTTCGGCGGCGGCGCCGGCGGCGTCTTCGGCAACGCGGTCGCGGGCTGGCGCGGCGCCGTGTTCGGTGGCGTGCTCAACGGTGTCGTCCTCGCGTTCGGTCAGTGGATCGGCTGGGGCGTGTGGGGCGGCACCGCGCCCGAGCTGGCGACCCTCGCCGACGCGGACTGGTTCGTCGTCGGCTGGACCCTGCGCGGACTCGGCGGCCTGCTCGCGCCGCTCGGCACCACCGCGGCGCTGTGGATCCTGGCGGCCGTCGTCGTCGCCGCGACCGTCGCCGTGCTGCTGATCCTCGGTCGCCGCTCCGGCCGCACGCCCGAGGCGGCATCCGGCAGCACGTCCGTGACCGCGACCGTCCCGGCATCCGGCACCGCGACCAGCGCCGCGGCCGAAGCGCAGCAGGCGTCGGCCCCCGTGTCGGCGCCCGCGGCGATGCGGGTGACCGACCGCCCCGAGAATCTGACCGTGCTCGCGGTGTGCGGCGCCGGCATGGGATCGAGCCTCATCCTGCGCACGACGGCGCAGCGCGCATTCGAGCAGCTCGGCATCACGGCATCCGTCGACAACACCGACATCGGATCGGCGCGCGGTCAGCGCCCCGATGTCGTCATCGGCCAGCCGTCGTATCTTTCAGAGGTCGGTGAGATCGCGCCTGTGACCGTCGCCATCACCCACTTCGTGGATGTCTCGCACGTTCGCGAGCAGATCCGCGCGGGACTCGAGAAGAAGGGATGGCTGTGATGACCAGCCTGGGAGAGTTCGTCGACGGCGTCGGCGAGCGCAATGCCACGCAGATCGATGAGGCGGCACGGGCGATCGCCGCGACCGCCGCAGCCGGGGGACTCGTCCGCCCCACGGGCGCGGGTCACTCGCTCGCGGCCGTGCTCGAGACGTTCTTCCGGGCGGGCGGGCTCGCCTTCGTGCGCCCGATCTGGCACCCCCGGATCCTGCCCCTGACGGGGGCGGCGGCCGCGACCTCCGCCGAGCGCGAGGTGGGCCTCGGGGCAGAGGCGGCGCGCGCCGCGGGCATCGAGGCCATCGACACGGTCATCGTGTTCTCGAACTCCGGCACCAACCCGTTCCCGGTCGAGGTGGCCGAGGCCGGCCAGGCCGCCGGAGCCACGGTGATCGCGGTGACGTCCCGCCGCTCGAACGAGGCTGCTCCCCGGCGCGCGGCGCACCGCCTCATCGATGTCGCCGACATCGTCATCGACACGGCCGTGCCGCCGGGCGACGCGACGTGGCCGCCCGAGGCGCCCGTCACGGCGCCCGTGTCGAGCCTGGCGACCAACACCGTGTGGACGCTCGTGCTGCGCCGCGTCTACGAGCTCGCGCCCGAGGCGCCGCGGTGGCGCAGCGCCAACGTGCCGGGCAACGACGAGGTCAACCGCGAACTCTCAGCGCGCTTCGCGGAGCGGATCCCCGAGCTGTGATCGGCGCGAGCTGCGCCGACAGCTCGAATCGCGCCGCCGAGTAGGTCGACACCGTCCGCTCGACGACGACGCCCTGCGACTCGGACGTCCGGATGAGCTCGAGCACGGGAGCGCCGGCGGCCAGGCGCAGGGTCGCCGCGTCGTCGTCGTGCACGATGCCCGCGCGGATCACCTGCTCGCCGGCGTCGAAGCGCACGTCGTACTCCTCCAGCAGCACCCGGTACAGCGAGTCGGCGGCGAAGTCGTAGCGCTCCAAGCCGGGAAAGGCGTCGGCACGCAGGTGCGTGCGCTCGATCGCCATGGGCGTGCCGTCGGCCAGGCGCAGCCGCACGAGCACGAGCACCGGATCGCCCGGCGCCATGCCGAAGATGGCCGCCTCTGCGGCATCCGCTGCGACGGTCTCGAGCCGCAGCACGGTGCTCGAGGGCTCGTGGCCGCGGGCTCGCATGTCTTCGGTGAAGCTCGTCAGCTGCAGCGGCATCGAGACGGCGGGCCGTGAGACGAACGTCCCGCGACCGACCTCGCGCGTGAGCAGCCCCTGGCGCACGAGCTCGTCGATCGCGCGCCGGGCCGTCATGCGCGAGACGCCGGTCTCGTCGGCCAGCTGACGCTCGCTGGGCACGGGCGCGCCGATCGCGGACGAGCCGATGCGCTCGAGGAGCATGTCGGCCAGCTCGCGGTATTTGGGCGCGGTCACGCTCCGATCTTCCCACCCGCTCCCCCGGGCGCCCTGAACGCGTCGCGGGTCAGTGCCCGCCGACCGATCCGGTCAGACGTCCGTGCAGGGCGGATGCCGTGGCGTTGAGCCCGGCGATCGTCACGGTCTTGCCGTGCCGCTCGTACTTGTTCACGACGGCGTCGAGCGCGGCGACGGTCGAGGCGTCCCACACGTGCGACCGGCTCATGTCGATCACGACGCGCTCGGGGTCGGCGGCGTAGTCGAACTGCGTCGTCAGGTCGTTGCTCGAGGCGAAGAACAGCTCGCCGTCGACCGCGTAGTGCGCCGTCGGCACGCCGTCGTCGGTGCGCAGCGACCGCGTCACGGTGACGAAGTGCGCGACGCGGCGGGCGAACATCACCATGGCGGCGACGACCCCGAGCACCACGCCGATGGCCAGGTTGTGCGTCCACACCGTCGCGATCACGGTGATCAGCATGACCGCCGTCTCGCTCTTGGGCATGCGCCGCAGCGTGCCGGGGCGCACGCTGTGCCAGTCGAAGGTGGCGACCGACACCATGACCATCACCGCGACGAGAGCCGCCATGGGGATGATCGCGACGATGTCGCCCAGCACGAGCACGAGGATGAGCAGGAAGACCCCCGCGAGGAAGGTCGAGATGCGGGTGCGCGCACCCGACGCCTTCACGTTGATCATCGTCTGGCCGATCATCGCGCAGCCGCCCATGCCGCCGAACGCACCCGAGAGGATGTTCGCCGCGCCCTGCCCGAGCGCCTCGCGCGTCTTGCGCGAGTGGGTGTCGGTGATGTCGTCGACGAGCTTGGCGGTCATGAGCGACTCGAGCAGCCCGACGACCGCCATCGCGAGGGCGTTGGGCGCGATGATCCGCAGCGTCTCGAGCGTCAGCGGCACGTCCGGGAACAGGAGAGCGGGCAGGCTGTCGGGCAGCTCGCCCTGGTCGCCCACGGTCGGCACCTGCCACCCGAAGGCTACGACCGCCGCGGTGAGCAGCACGATCGTGACGAGCGGGGCGGGAACCACCCGGGTCAGGCGCGGCATGAACGCGAGGATCAGCAGGCCGACGGCCACGAGCGGCCAGACGAGCCACGGGATGCCGTCGCCGAACAGCTGCGGCAGCTGCGCCGTGAAGATGAGGATGGCGAGCGCGTTGACGAAGCCGACCATGACCGAGCGCGGTATGAATCGCATGAGCTTCGCGATGCCGAGCACCGCCAGGACGATCTGGATGAGACCGCCGAGGATGACGGTGGCGATGAGGTAGTCGACGCCGTGCTCGCGCGCGACGGGTG
It contains:
- a CDS encoding PTS transporter subunit IIC, which gives rise to MPTFEDLVEVITNNLFGQVAVLIGIIAIVGLALQRKPVEQVIAGGLRATIGVVVLNIGVEIFTGGLSSFQVIVASALGLDPPASDASLTDFTAGQGSVVPLIIAGGFVVHLVLVRIFRAARFVYLTGHLMYWMSVVIAASLVEAFGDVNRWVLAGVGSLLIGCYWVLQPLWTAPLMRRVMGDDEVGLAHTDSTIAIAAGYGARALRLGDPKKHDSENLKLPRALSFFKDINVSTAFVIGVIMLIAILFADQGIVAEQMGDATVLPWVWALLQALRFAAGIAILLFGVRMFLSEIVPAFKGLSERALPGAKPALDLPVTFTRAPTAVMIGFLASTVTFLALMVLFAGAGWFVLVPPMIMLFFGGGAGGVFGNAVAGWRGAVFGGVLNGVVLAFGQWIGWGVWGGTAPELATLADADWFVVGWTLRGLGGLLAPLGTTAALWILAAVVVAATVAVLLILGRRSGRTPEAASGSTSVTATVPASGTATSAAAEAQQASAPVSAPAAMRVTDRPENLTVLAVCGAGMGSSLILRTTAQRAFEQLGITASVDNTDIGSARGQRPDVVIGQPSYLSEVGEIAPVTVAITHFVDVSHVREQIRAGLEKKGWL
- a CDS encoding sugar isomerase domain-containing protein, with amino-acid sequence MAVMTSLGEFVDGVGERNATQIDEAARAIAATAAAGGLVRPTGAGHSLAAVLETFFRAGGLAFVRPIWHPRILPLTGAAAATSAEREVGLGAEAARAAGIEAIDTVIVFSNSGTNPFPVEVAEAGQAAGATVIAVTSRRSNEAAPRRAAHRLIDVADIVIDTAVPPGDATWPPEAPVTAPVSSLATNTVWTLVLRRVYELAPEAPRWRSANVPGNDEVNRELSARFAERIPEL
- a CDS encoding GntR family transcriptional regulator, whose protein sequence is MTAPKYRELADMLLERIGSSAIGAPVPSERQLADETGVSRMTARRAIDELVRQGLLTREVGRGTFVSRPAVSMPLQLTSFTEDMRARGHEPSSTVLRLETVAADAAEAAIFGMAPGDPVLVLVRLRLADGTPMAIERTHLRADAFPGLERYDFAADSLYRVLLEEYDVRFDAGEQVIRAGIVHDDDAATLRLAAGAPVLELIRTSESQGVVVERTVSTYSAARFELSAQLAPITARGSAPRSALRVRG
- a CDS encoding SulP family inorganic anion transporter, which codes for MSAVIPGRDAAARYRIEPTVLQALRSPRLLTREVLAGLVVALALIPEAIAFSIIAGVDPRLGLFSSFVMAVAIAFLGGRPAMITAATGAIALVIAPVAREHGVDYLIATVILGGLIQIVLAVLGIAKLMRFIPRSVMVGFVNALAILIFTAQLPQLFGDGIPWLVWPLVAVGLLILAFMPRLTRVVPAPLVTIVLLTAAVVAFGWQVPTVGDQGELPDSLPALLFPDVPLTLETLRIIAPNALAMAVVGLLESLMTAKLVDDITDTHSRKTREALGQGAANILSGAFGGMGGCAMIGQTMINVKASGARTRISTFLAGVFLLILVLVLGDIVAIIPMAALVAVMVMVSVATFDWHSVRPGTLRRMPKSETAVMLITVIATVWTHNLAIGVVLGVVAAMVMFARRVAHFVTVTRSLRTDDGVPTAHYAVDGELFFASSNDLTTQFDYAADPERVVIDMSRSHVWDASTVAALDAVVNKYERHGKTVTIAGLNATASALHGRLTGSVGGH